One part of the Pecten maximus chromosome 9, xPecMax1.1, whole genome shotgun sequence genome encodes these proteins:
- the LOC117334594 gene encoding breast cancer type 2 susceptibility protein homolog isoform X3, translating into MKTTTAISVEEKVQVRMGKNSNNKSSCNSGNFECTAVKNVSETHLSREAGLYGETEKVKLMEKSSRLTTAARKSLQMIDSCMKSSESPLDTKVNEMPNNNDLKSTEDFDTASRRQHCFDDSSVEKGILLFTEKDEEMDDMSSERMNGKIDMNSRDGKRHKNTDSDSKRSGLLEKDICQGIEGVNFNRIDEMTGVKTGKKHKLSSSVLMNPMPCIGDSDKVETDTPVGTLGGSLRNTAKLAGVCSASGFGGFSTAGGTKLTVSNTSLKKAMSLVSDVDVDVGDLRTVSEPDNSIAVMSTASKSAVFSTAGESGGFSTAGGKKLKVSDTSLKKAMSIIATVDDDTINTSDGAAGHSESKFSTDGGSVGNKSTETSTEDWLGGFNNVDGLGGFSTAGGKKLKLSENSMRKAMSIISEVEDTENRSLYDQCEKSSDSASVGFQTAGGKLLQISEAGINKGMSVMSEIDGEVLNEPVSFDKNSESVKYQKGRGNPVNAKVGDITDILNLSKRSESRTIKDKGFQTNTSRKSSSRFPPGANIPKGFRPFKPPKITKKPEVEKISDKQCMEKITKVPDGSVKQVIEETNGKHVVEVMNVIETTQTSKYSKIPSNSLDEFDGELHEPIFNTDEVSIKNIPEISKKDSGELQTIQSDAFKGSIKDIPEASKKDDVELAAIKINMDNIEGCINNTPQVSKGNKVQSKGSSLSTDVDSHRDNLPALKEEKTDQDIERSIMDELFSEELESSQHFSPGSGKILRSQKFSKTPRKQDRRGDVLPSEEYEEFLDIEDMVFCDAVERKCESLGNQTSKTVNEKYPEESVKVEDKSMSPVQHDRPMTLKTQSPVQHNGFSFFQSASGKNISVSEEAVRKAKQNLEDWSSKSTQEHSEQQTGYSKFQSSSGKNDSIPDSIVSKAKQPTDHSRAKNNDLTEIVGKVVETIVDSKSLSGKEFEVSVKPLTTPNMGSAKNIHKSSAEHTEFGGFQSASDRKVQVLDEALTEARQDISDQCSNDGEEPLHERAATIKKECLNQELFPEFSGFQSASGRKVIVSNNALVKARQNITDWCSDVGEEPLHEKAVSIKKECQHQELFPEFTGFQSASGKKVSVSNDAFVKARQNIRDWSAELNIHQSNVMESSTTSGDVGIDSKGDKSCVTPSNKDICEDVSFSGDNNEVKEEEWTVPKLGSFVNSSGKTAKSDSVKISGEEKIQQENTGLCVQNDHFSLQEVMNSQYDFSQDESNNDAEGVLGVEETKFQHSSEDANALRKNVSMSENAFKHGKKTMEDVGNSPFQSASGKKVSISENAIEHARKTMEDVGSSPFQSASGKKVNISENAIKHVQQTIKEVVSSPLQSTSDKKRNCIDDAFQHTKNNMEEVENSPFQSASGKKVNVSESALQNARKTMEDISNFPFKSGPENVLDMPSEPMDEVIKIVKDNLPTVMNREPKINIGENSISFSSPFQTATGSKISISESSLQHVRKTTANQESSFNVAIEDRKSLNSDMRPCSVEKAELTKLDKGPRLRYQITKAVSTVKEKQSSHSLCEENLITPSKQKQYKGPIAPRPCQQGSGFSPCVMSNTDRQVFIEGMNHSLDEFCQPDDFLEEMEVTPKRRRVEEKAGISRSGMVKPLKCVPEAFTRDRRGTNCSFRARHSTSTPTQESVSRSGFSVLTPSSNIKPQAPVKSSFLTPYKKPDTSKSDTDGTNPQTCTATQAAKRSTPKFIPKCLSTHQSNIVESKTCTSVQESPSENEQENKEEKSVKLYMLELLEGARKHQAELLKAKEKNKISPDPGRLYTAKKGKIRLKMRDVIKLHTRYVGRSQQHHPRHNVGKVGAATAVQHKFYLPDFYTNFQGYVYVGDGAYLVPDDKLYAGKDELFRAFSTLAGVDCRLISDVWFYNHYRWLVWKLAAYEVTSPQNFAGRALTPEVIMLQMKYRYDREIDNCQRSALKKIMERDDTSSKRMVLCVCGINQPSQSGQTDITTKQADRGDRQTSVTSKQPSSIDKLDPQVCVELTDGWYSIAARLDVPLSDLVSKHRIRVGDKLCLSGAELQGPQEACTPLEAPASLMLKLYTNSTRPAPWDAKLGYQSDPRPLCISLSGLYGEGGSVGCLDVVLARKYPQMYMEKLSEGGCVFRTGLAEDKFQHQHQQHRQEEMEKLYAKLQREFESEDAEEKCISKKKWTKRDVELMQTGHEIYEAYSTSRQPDMIEEYLSDRQRDLLMERRRQVQDEKQQKLHAEFQKTWQKTSERTAIPLVKMKFVGCSRKDMDSKASTTVTVWRPTQDVMELTEGTRYKIFGLNASSSRFKQCDVQLTATRQTRFMPVAIDENLLDMVYEPREVLNVRDIKCRQPLYGEADFVGMVVSVSTLNFAESGRHQDVVYAVDVNGCILGIKFWGGLKSFSLEEVLCEGRLFCASNLMDKSVYRSSILPLLEANLECSAVSQTSQYPAQRRALDRLKSVSTGTHGFLETAKEHLSALQQQKNENTKKLTPEKNLKQGTLDPLDLVLKTPDEGKPVLKTPDEGRPSNPSTQSVEEGSMPPATSNRAYQARMARLLNFGSPAPLSPLVSNTSRSVNKVFKPPVRRRKSLGPNH; encoded by the exons atgaaaacaacaacagcaataTCTGTTGAGGAAAAAGTTCAAGTGCGTATgggaaaaaattcaaataacaaatcatCATGCAATTCTGGCAATTTTGAATGTACAGCTGTTAAAAATGTGTCCGAAACTCATTTATCAAGAGAAGCTGGTTTGTATGGAGAAACAGAGAAAGTGAAACTGATGGAAAAGTCATCTAGATTAACTACTGCTGCTAGAAAATCCCTTCAAATGATAGATTCATGTATGAAAAGTTCAGAAAGTCCATTAGATACAAAGGTCAATGAGATGCCAAACAATAATGACCTTAAATCAACGGAAGACTTTGACACTGCCAGCCGGAGACAACACTGTTTCGATGACTCGAGTGTAGAAAAAGGGATCTTATTATTCACTGAGAAAGATGAGGAAATGGACGATATGTCAAGTGAAAGGATGAATGgaaaaattgatatgaacagCAGAGATGGAAAAAGGCATAAAAATACTGATTCTGATTCAAAAAGAAGTGGTTTACTGGAAAAAGACATATGTCAAGGAATTGAGGGTGTCAATTTCAATAGGATTGATGAAATGACTGGTGTCAAAACTGGAAAGAAACACAAACTTAGTAGTTCAGTTCTGATGAATCCAATGCCATGTATTGGTGACTCTGACAAGGTTGAAACTGATACACCAGTGGGGACATTGGGTGGAAGCTTGAGAAATACTGCTAAATTAGCAGGTGTCTGCAGCGCTAGTGGGTTTGGAGGATTCAGTACGGCTGGAGGGACAAAACTCACAGTTAGCAATACAAGTTTGAAAAAAGCTATGTCACTAGTTTCAGATGTTGATGTGGATGTTGGAGATTTGAGGACAGTTAGTGAACCTGATAACAGCATTGCTGTTATGTCAACTGCAAGCAAATCAGCAGTATTCAGCACTGCTGGTGAATCCGGGGGATTCAGCACTGCAGGAGGGAAGAAACTAAAAGTTAGTGACACAAGTTTGAAAAAAGCAATGTCTATAATTGCAACTGTGGACGATGACACCATTAATACTTCAGACGGAGCGGCTGGACATAGTGAATCAAAATTTAGCACTGATGGTGGATCAGTAGGGAATAAATCTACAGAAACCAGCACAGAAGATTGGTTAGGAGGTTTTAACAATGTGGATGGGTTAGGAGGATTCAGCACTGCTGGTGGCAAGAAACTAAAACTATCTGAAAACAGTATGAGAAAAGCAATGTCTATTATATCAGAGGTAGAGGATACAGAGAACAGATCCTTGTATGATCAGTGTGAAAAGTCCTCTGACAGTGCTTCAGTTGGATTCCAAACTGCCGGGGGTAAACTACTACAAATCAGTGAAGCTGGTATCAATAAAGGCATGTCTGTGATGAGTGAAATCGATGGAGAAGTGTTGAATGAGCCAGTCTCATTTGATAAAAACAGTGAATCAGTGAAATACCAAAAAGGGAGAGGAAATCCTGTTAATGCTAAAGTTGGGGACATTACAGATATCCTGAATTTATCGAAAAGGTCTGAATCAAGGACAATCAAGGACAAAGGTTTCCAAACAAACACCAGTAGGAAAAGTTCCTCACGATTTCCCCCAGGGGCTAACATTCCAAAGGGGTTCAGGCCATTTAAACCTCCGAAAATTACAAAGAAGCCAGAAGTCGAGAAAATCAGTGACAAGCAGTGTATGGAGAAAATAACCAAAGTACCAGATGGAtctgtgaaacaagttatagaGGAGACAAATGGCAAGCATGTTGTGGAAGTGATGAACGTCATAGAAACAACACAAACTTCAAAATATAGTAAAATTCCATCAAATTCATTGGATGAATTTGATGGTGAACTTCACGAACCTATCTTTAATACTGATGAAGTTAGCATCAAAAACATTCCAGAAATATCCAAAAAGGACAGTGGTGAACTTCAAACAATCCAATCCGATGCTTTTAAAGGCAGCATTAAAGATATTCCAGAGGCATCCAAGAAAGACGATGTTGAACTTGCagcaattaaaataaatatggatAATATTGAAGGTTGCATCAACAACACTCCACAAGTATCAAAGGGAAACAAAGTTCAGTCTAAAGGATCCAGCTTATCCACAGATGTAGACAGTCACAGAGATAATTTGCCAGCATTGAAGGAAGAGAAAACTGATCAGGATATTGAGCGGTCAATCATGGACGAACTGTTCTCAGAGGAGCTTGAATCTTCTCAGCATTTTAGTCCAGGATCTGGTAAAATTTTGAGGTCACAGAAATTTAGTAAAACACCAAGGAAACAAGACCGGAGAGGTGATGTACTGCCCTCTGAAGAATATGAAGAGTTTTTAGATATAGAGGACATGGTGTTTTGTGACGCGGTAGAACGTAAGTGTGAGAGTCTGGGAAACCAGACTTCTAAAACTGTCAATGAAAAATATCCTGAAGAATCTGTCAAGGTTGAAGATAAGTCAATGTCACCAGTCCAGCATGATAGACCTATGACATTAAAAACCCAGTCACCAGTACAACATAATGGTTTCTCATTCTTTCAAAGTGCATCAGGAAAAAACATCAGTGTTTCTGAAGAAGCTGTTAGAAAGGCGAAACAAAATTTGGAAGATTGGTCTTCAAAATCAACACAGGAACATTCAGAACAGCAAACAGgatattcaaaatttcaaagttCATCTGGAAAAAATGACTCAATACCTGATAGTATTGTATCAAAGGCAAAACAACCTACTGATCACTCTAGAgcaaaaaataatgatttaacaGAGATTGTAGGTAAAGTTGTGGAGACAATTGTGGATTCTAAAAGTTTATCAGGGAAAGAATTTGAAGTATCCGTTAAACCTTTGACAACACCAAACATGGGATCAGCTAAGAACATACACAAATCATCAGCCGAGCACACAGAGTTTGGGGGATTCCAAAGTGCCTCGGACAGAAAAGTGCAAGTGTTAGACGAAGCATTGACAGAAGCCAGACAGGACATAAGTGATCAGTGTTCTAACGATGGTGAAGAACCCCTACATGAAAGAGCAGCAACAATTAAAAAAGAATGCCTTAATCAGGAATTATTTCCCGAGTTTAGTGGATTTCAAAGTGCCTCCGGGAGGAAGGTTATTGTTTCCAATAATGCTTTAGTAAAAGCCAGACAGAACATCACAGATTGGTGTTCTGACGTTGGTGAAGAACCACTACATGAAAAAGCAGTATCAATTAAAAAAGAATGCCAACATCAGGAACTATTTCCTGAGTTTACTGGATTTCAAAGTGCCTCGGGGAAGAAAGTCAGTGTTTCAAATGACGCTTTTGTAAAAGCCAGACAGAATATCAGAGATTGGTCTGCAGAACTGAACATCCACCAGTCAAATGTAATGGAAAGCTCAACAACATCAGGAGATGTTGGCATAGACtctaagggagataaatcttgTGTGACACCAAGTAATAAGGACATTTGTGAGGATGTGAGCTTTTCTGGTGATAACAATGAAGTTAAAGAAGAAGAATGGACAGTTCCAAAATTAGGTAGTTTTGTTAACTCATCAGGAAAAACAGCAAAATCTGATTCGGTGAAAATTTCAGGAGAAGAAAAAATACAGCAAGAAAATACTGGATTATGTGTACAGAATGACCATTTTTCTCTTCAAGAAGTAATGAATTCTCAGTATGATTTTTCTCAGGATGAATCTAACAATGATGCTGAAGGAGTATTGGGAGTAGAGGAGACAAAATTTCAACATTCTTCAGAAGATGCAAATGCCTTGAGGAAAAATGTGAGCATGTCTGAAAACGCTTTTAAACATGGGAAGAAAACCATGGAAGATGTTGGAAATTCTCCTTTCCAAAGTGCCTCAGGGAAAAAAGTCAGCATATCTGAAAATGCTATTGAACATGCAAGGAAAACCATGGAAGATGTTGGCAGTTCACCATTCCAAAGTGCTTCTGGGAAAAAAGTGAACATATCTGAAAATGCCATTAAACATGTGCAACAAACCATAAAAGAAGTTGTGAGTTCACCACTCCAAAGCACTTCAGACAAAAAAAGAAACTGTATTGATGATGCctttcaacatacaaaaaacaacatggaagAAGTAGAAAACTCTCCTTTTCAAAGTGCTTCAGGTAAAAAGGTGAATGTTTCTGAAAGTGCCCTTCAAAATGCACGGAAAACTATGGAGGATATAAGCAATTTTCCTTTCAAAAGTGGCCCTGAAAATGTACTGGACATGCCTTCTGAGCCAATGGATGAAGTTATAAAGATAGTAAAAGATAACTTGCCCACTGTAATGAACAGGGAACCTAAAATCAATATCGGAGAAAACTCTATTTCTTTCAGCTCACCTTTTCAAACTGCTACAGGTAGTAAAATCAGCATTTCTGAAAGTTCACTACAACATGTGAGAAAAACAACAGCAAATCAGGAAAGTTCTTTTAATGTTGCAATTGAAGATAGAAAATCTTTGAACAGTGATATGCGCCCTTGTTCCGTAGAGAAAGCTGAACTTACAAAACTGGATAAGGGACCTAGGTTAAGATATCAGATAACAAAAGCAGTTTCTACTGTGAAAGAAAAGCAGTCTTCCCACAGTCTTTGTGAAGAAAACTTGATAACACCTTCAAAGCAGAAACAGTATAAGGGACCCATTGCGCCAAGACCTTGCCAGCAGGGTTCAGGTTTTTCACCATGTGTAATGAGTAATACAGATAGACAAGTGTTCATTGAAGGAATGAACCACAGCCTAGATGAGTTTTGTCAGCCAGACGATTTCTTAGAGGAAATGGAAGTCACACCCAAACGTAGGAGGGTAGAAG aaaaagCTGGCATTAGCAGATCTGGAATGGTGAAGCCATTGAAGTGTGTCCCTGAGG CATTCACAAGAGACAGACGGGGTACAAACTGTTCCTTCCGTGCTCGTCACAGTACATCCACTCCAACCCAGGAGTCCGTCTCCAGATCAGG tttctCGGTTTTGACTCCATCATCAAACATAAAACCCCAGGCCCCTGTGAAGTCATCCTTCCTGACCCCTTATAAAAAACCTGACACCAGCAAATCAGATACTGATGGCACCAATCCTCAGACATGTACAGCAACTCAGGCGGCTAAGAGATCCACACCAAAATTCATACCGAAATGTCTGTCTACACACCAGTCTAATATTGTGGAGTCCAaaacatgtacttcagtacagGAAAGTCCGTCTGAGAATGAACAGGAAAATAAAGAGGAGAAATCGGTTAAACTTTATATGTTGGAGTTATTAGAGGGTGCAAGAAAACATCAAGCTGAATTATTAAAGGCCAAGGAGAAAAATAAAATCAGCCCAGATCCAGGACGACTTTACACAGCAAAGAAAGGCAAAATTAGACTAAAGATGAGGGATGTGATCAAGCTACACACCAGATACGTAGGCAGATCTCAG CAGCACCATCCAAGACACAATGTTGGAAAGGTTGGGGCTGCCACAGCTGTACAACACAAGTTTTACCTGCCTGATTTCTACACAAACTTCCAGGGATACGTGTATGTTGGTGACGGAGCCTATCTCGTCCCTGATGACAAACTTTATGCTGGCAAGGATGAGCTTTTCAG GGCCTTCAGTACCCTAGCGGGGGTGGACTGTCGATTGATCTCTGATGTTTGGTTCTACAATCACTATCGATGGCTGGTTTGGAAACTTGCCGCCTATGAAGTAACTTCACCTCAAAATTTTGCTGGGAG AGCTCTCACACCAGAGGTTATCATGCTTCAAATGAAGTACAGGTACGACCGTGAAATTGACAATTGTCAAAG GTCAGCACTGAAGAAGATAATGGAGCGTGATGATACAAGCAGTAAGAGGATGGTGCTGTGTGTTTGTGGGATAAATCAACCATCACAGTCAGGCCAGACTGACATCACCACCAAACAGGCTGACAGAGGGGATAGACAGACATCAGTTACCTCCAAACAGCCATCATCTATCGACAAATTGGACCCACAG gtttgtgtagAGCTGACAGACGGTTGGTACAGTATAGCGGCCAGATTAGATGTTCCTCTGTCTGACCTGGTCAGTAAACACAGGATACGTGTAGGAGACAAACTCTGTCTCAGCGGAGCAGAACTTCAGGGTCCTCAGGAAGCCTGTACACCACTTGAG GCACCAGCCTCACTGATGTTGAAACTATACACAAACTCAACTCGTCCTGCCCCTTGGGATGCCAAGCTGGGATACCAGAGTGATCCTCGCCCCTTGTGTATTTCCCTGTCAGGTCTGTATGGCGAGGGAGGATCCGTTGGCTGTTTAGATGTAGTACTCGCCAGGAAATATCCCCAGATG TACATGGAAAAGCTCAGTGAGGGTGGATGTGTGTTCAGAACTGGTCTTGCAGAGGACAAGTTTCAACACCAACACCAGCAGCACAGACAGGAAGAGATGGAGAAACTTTATGCCAAACTACAGAGAGAGTTTGAGTCGGAAGATGCAGAGG AAAAGTGTATATCTAAAAAGAAATGGACAAAAAGGGACGTTGAGCTGATGCAGACTGGACATGAGATTTATGAGGCTTATTCCACGAGTAGACAGCCGGATATGATAGAG GAATATTTGAGTGACAGACAGAGAGATCTTCTAATGGAACGTCGTCGTCAAGTCCAAGATgaaaaacaacagaaattaCATGCAGAATTTCAGAAAACATGGCAG AAAACCTCTGAAAGGACTGCCATACCATTGGTTAAGATGAAGTTCGTTGGCTGTTCCAGGAAGGACATGGATTCCAAAGCAT CCACCACGGTGACAGTTTGGCGCCCTACACAAGATGTGATGGAGTTGACTGAGGGAACACGCTACAAGATATTTGGGTTGAATGCCAGCTCATCAAG ATTCAAGCAATGTGACGTCCAGCTGACAGCCACCAGACAAACCAGATTCATGCCGGTCGCCATTGACGAAAATTTGCTGGACATGGTCTATGAACCAAGGGAG GTATTGAATGTGAGGGACATAAAGTGTCGCCAGCCGCTGTACGGAGAAGCTGACTTTGTAGGAATGGTTGTATCTGTGTCCACACTGAATTTTGCTGAGAG TGGGCGACACCAGGATGTAGTCTATGCTGTGGATGTCAATGGCTGTATTCTGGGAATCAAGTTCTGGGGTGGCCTAAAG AGTTTCTCCTTAGAAGAAGTGTTATGCGAAGGTAGGTTGTTTTGTGCCAGTAACCTGATGGATAAGTCAGTGTACCGGTCGTCCATCCTTCCTCTTCTGGAAGCTAACCTGGAGTGCTCGGCTGTCTCACAGACTTCTCAGTACCCAGCACAGAGGAGGGCCCTCGACAGACTCAAGTCTGTATCAACG GGGACACATGGATTTCTGGAGACAGCTAAGGAACATCTGTCGGCCCTACAACAGCAGAAGAATGAAAACACAAAAAAGTTGACACCAGAA AAAAACCTGAAGCAAGGCACTCTAGACCCTCTCGACTTGGTCCTAAAAACTCCTGACGAAGGTAAACCAGTCCTAAAAACCCCAGACGAAGGTAGACCATCCAATCCTTCAACACAATCTGTGGAGGAGGGCAGCATGCCACCCGCCACCAGTAATCGGGCATACCAGGCGAGAATGGCACGGCTGTTAAACTTCGGCTCACCAGCTCCTCTGTCTCCACTTGTGTCAAACACCAGTCGCTCTGTCAACAAAGTCTTTAAACCACCTGTACGGCGACGAAAAAGTCTGGGACCAAACCACTGA